In one Myripristis murdjan chromosome 5, fMyrMur1.1, whole genome shotgun sequence genomic region, the following are encoded:
- the LOC115359111 gene encoding histone deacetylase 7-like isoform X3: MDLRVSQRLERPVLDSAMLPPHPPLFVGPFSSQTCSQFSQQHLPYNIDKRQIEMEQENREELRQLMHKSRNEQSAVASPIVRQKLRQRLIEKRQAALERSTTGHSSVTHRGPREPDPDMPPKSQPTPCDQRKDLALRRTVSEPTLKWKLKKHISTRQSPLQRKTSAPATIKHRTKETLDSSPSSSSTPASGCSSPNDIQSDNGPPSLTAGLAHEAQRLLLQHDRSLAFTLPPSSTAMPSITVGLPAQTDRPPVSQRVPRTLPVSALPQVYLPLDGSSQALTQHLQPILIVEPHTGLVHTQLLSVHGLSPVHLQQQQQPRLSSAARGESPVIPSSHKPLRQTHSEPLPYSHSSLASRVGQYPTTQHHLLQQYHNNLERLKLSTHMDKLMNKSIEKPRLTEIPTEEMDLEEIGSGSGSGPGSMCGSEPGSLSEESYHRRQSGASTDSVYDTESTTSSRESLVEHSHSLSQTHWEPQRQALHRPGIQLDFLGVPGAHRPLSRARSSPASTSLPPPPLPTTGSLPLPSPAAETPVKLRFTTGLVHDAQMQKHQCTCGDNSRHPEHAGRIQSIWSRLQERGLKTQCERIRSRKATLEELQSVHSEKHVLFYGTNTLNRLKLDNQKLTAILSQQMFVMLPCGGLGVDTDTIWNEMHTSTASRMAAGCVTDLALKVAQGELKNGFAVVRPPGHHATRSSPLGFCFFNSVAIAAKQLQQKLNVSKILIVDWDVHHGNGTQEAFYKDPSVLYISLHRYDNGNFFPGSGDPTEVGAGAGEGFNVNVAWTGGLNPPMGDAEYLAAFRAVVMPIAHEFAPDIVLVSAGFDAVEGHSALLGGYKVTAKCFGFLTRQLMSLAGGRVVLALEGGHDLTAICDASEACVSALLGMGVEPLSQSVLDQKPCVNAVRSLQEVIKAHGEYWQSVKSSAATVDLSYLQAQRLRLRRDSDSDAVSALASLSMDVLASDRKQQDELMEKGDSL, translated from the exons ATGGACCTGAGGGTCAGCCAGAGGTTGGAGCGTCCAGTCCTCGACTCGGCCATGCTGCCACCCCATCCTCCTCTCTTTGTGGGGCCCTTCTCTTCTCAAACTTGCTCCCAGTTTTCCCAGCAGCACTTACCG TATAACATTGACAAAAGGCAAATAGAGATGGAGCAGGAGAACAGAGAAGAGCTGCGACAGCTGATGCACAAGAGTAGGAATGAACAAA GTGCTGTAGCCAGTCCCATCGTAAGGCAGAAACTGCGGCAACGGTTGATTGAGAAGAGGCAGGCTGCCCTTGAAAGGAGCACTACCGGCCACAGCAGTGTAACTCACAGAGGCCCCag GGAACCGGATCCCGATATGCCCCCAAAGTCTCAGCCAACACCCTGTGACCAGCGCAAGGACCTCGCCCTCCGTAGGACAG tCTCTGAGCCCACTCTGAAGTGGAAGTTAAAGAAGCACATCAGTACTAGGCAAAGTCCTCTGCAGCGCAAGACCAGTGCCCCTGCTACCATCAAGCACAGGACAAAAGAAACTCTGG ACTCTTCTCCCAGCAGCAGTAGCACCCCGGCATCAGGGTGCAGCTCACCCAACGACATTCAGTCAGACAACGGGCCCCCCTCACTGACTGCTGGACTGGCCCACGAG GCACAAAgactgctgctgcagcatgaTCGCAGTTTGGCCTTCACCTTGCCTCCCAGCTCCACTGCCATGCCCAGCATCACTGTTGGCCTTCCTGCACAG ACTGACAGACCTCCAGTTAGCCAGCGAGTACCCAGGACTCTGCCAGTATCTGCGCTGCCTCAGGTCTACCTGCCTCTGGACGGTAGCAGCCAAGCCCTGACCCAGCACTTGCAGCCCATCCTTATAGTGGAACCGCACACTGGACTGGTGCACACACAACTCCTCAGTG TTCACGGCTTGAGTCCtgttcacctgcagcagcagcaacaaccacGTCTCTCTTCCGCTGCCAGAGGGGAAAGCCCGGTCATCCCATCCTCACACAAACCCCTCAGACAAACCCATTCAGAGCCTCTGCCCTACAGCCACTCATCTCTGGCCTCCCGTGTTGGACAGTACCCAACTACCCAGCACCACCTACTCCAGCAATACCATAACAACCTGGAGAGGCTCAAGCTGAGCACACACATGGACAAG CTGATGAACAAGTCCATCGAGAAGCCCCGACTGACTGAGATCCCAACTGAGGAAATGGACCTGGAGGAGATTGGTTCAGGGTCGGGGTCTGGGCCGGGGTCCATGTGTGGCTCAGAGCCGGGCTCATTGTCTGAGGAGAGTTACCACCGGAGACAAAGCGGCGCCAGCACAGACTCAGTTTATGACACAGAGTCCACTACCTCCTCACGGGAGAGCTTGGTCGAACATtcacactcactcagtcag ACACACTGGGAACCACAAAGGCAGGCGCTCCACAGACCAGGCATCCAGCTGGACTTCCTGGGTGTGCCCGGCGCCCACCGCCCTCTGTCCCGGGCCCGGTCCTCTCCTGCCTCCACCTCCCTGCCCCCTCCACCTCTACCCACCACGGGTTCCCTGCCACTGCCCAGCCCTGCTGCAGAGACACCCGTCAAGCTACGCTTTACCACCG gtctggTCCACGATGCTCAGATGCAGAAGCACCAGTGTACCTGTGGGGACAACAGCCGTCACCCTGAGCATGCTGGGAGGATCCAGAGCATCTGGTCCAGACTCCAAGAACGAGGCCTCAAGACCCAGTGTGag cgtaTTCGTAGTAGGAAGGCCACTCTTGAGGAGCTGCAGTCAGTCCACTCAGAGAAACATGTACTTTTTTACGGCACCAACACACTCAACCGCCTCAAACTGGACAACCAGAAACTGactg CAATCTTATCTCAACAAATGTTTGTGATGCTGCCATGTGGAGGACTTGGG GTAGACACAGATACTATCTGGAACGAGATGCACACATCGACAGCATCCCGAATGGCTGCAGGCTGCGTCACAGACCTGGCGCTTAAAGTGGCACAAGGAGAGTTGAAG AACGGCTTTGCAGTGGTGAGGCCCCCTGGACACCATGCAACTCGCTCCTCCCCTCT GGGCTTCTGCTTCTTCAACTCTGTAGCCATCGCTGCCAAGCAGCTCCAACAGAAACTCAACGTCAGCAAGATCCTCATCGTGGATTGG GATGTTCACCATGGTAACGGCACCCAGGAGGCTTTCTACAAAGACCCCAGTGTTCTGTACATCTCTCTACATCGCTATGATAATGGCAACTTCTTCCCTGGTAGTGGAGATCCCACTGAG GTGGGTGCTGGTGCAGGCGAGGGCTTCAATGTGAATGTAGCATGGACAGGGGGTTTGAACCCTCCCATGGGCGATGCAGAGTACTTGGCAGCATTCAG AGCGGTGGTGATGCCCATCGCCCATGAGTTTGCTCCTGACATCGTGCTGGTGTCGGCTGGCTTTGATGCTGTCGAGGGACATTCAGCACTGCTGGGAGGCTACAAAGTCACAGCCAAGT GTTTTGGTTTCCTGACCCGTCAGCTGATGTCCCTGGCCGGGGGTCGGGTGGTCCTGGCACTGGAGGGGGGCCACGACCTCACCGCCATCTGTGACGCCTCTGAAGCCTGCGTCAGCGCCTTGCTGGGCATGGGG GTGGAGCCGCTGTCCCAGTCTGTCTTGGACCAGAAGCCGTGTGTTAACGCGGTGCGGTCCCTGCAGGAAGTCATCAAGGCTCACG GTGAGTACTGGCAGAGCGTGAAGTCCTCAGCTGCCACAGTGGATCTGTCCTATCTGCAGGCCCAGAGGTTGAGGCTGCGGCGAGACTCTGACAGCGACGCCGTCAGCGCCCTGGCCTCACTCTCTATGGACGTCCTCGCCTCAGACAG AAAACAGCAAGATGAACTCATGGAGAAAGGTGATTCcttgtag